A part of Solicola gregarius genomic DNA contains:
- the modA gene encoding molybdate ABC transporter substrate-binding protein yields MSGKESARYERLDERDRKAARSKRLTVTLAAGALTLTGVAACGSDDDRGGESKGTLTVLAASSLTEAFGELEQTFESEHDVDVKVSYDSSSVLADQVIEGAPADVLATADEQTMQSVVDEDLTDGDPQTFAQNSLVIVTPPDNPANIESLQDFTDDVTFAVCVPEAPCGDAAKRLLDLDKIDADPATEEENVKDVLTKVTSGEVDAGLVYVSDAQAAGDDVATVQAENASEVVNADPIAVLADAGDTELAQEWVDLVLGDEGQQVLKSYGFQPGA; encoded by the coding sequence ATGAGCGGCAAGGAGAGCGCGAGGTACGAGCGGCTCGACGAGCGCGACCGAAAGGCGGCGCGTTCGAAAAGACTCACGGTGACGCTCGCCGCCGGAGCCCTGACGCTGACCGGCGTCGCGGCATGTGGCTCGGACGACGACAGGGGCGGCGAGTCGAAGGGCACGCTGACGGTTCTCGCGGCGTCCTCGCTCACCGAGGCGTTCGGTGAGCTCGAGCAGACCTTCGAGTCGGAGCACGACGTCGACGTGAAGGTCTCGTACGACTCGTCGTCGGTGCTGGCCGACCAGGTCATCGAGGGCGCGCCCGCGGACGTACTCGCGACCGCCGACGAGCAGACCATGCAGTCGGTCGTCGACGAGGACCTCACCGACGGCGACCCGCAGACGTTCGCCCAGAACTCGCTGGTGATCGTGACGCCTCCGGACAACCCGGCGAACATCGAGAGCCTGCAGGACTTCACCGACGATGTCACCTTCGCCGTGTGTGTGCCCGAGGCACCGTGCGGGGACGCAGCGAAGCGGCTGCTCGACCTGGACAAGATCGACGCCGACCCGGCCACCGAGGAGGAGAACGTCAAGGACGTCCTCACCAAGGTGACCTCGGGCGAGGTCGACGCGGGCCTGGTGTACGTCAGCGACGCCCAGGCTGCCGGCGACGATGTCGCGACCGTCCAAGCCGAGAACGCCTCCGAGGTGGTCAACGCCGACCCGATCGCCGTTCTCGCCGACGCCGGCGACACCGAGCTCGCGCAGGAGTGGGTCGACCTGGTGCTCGGCGACGAAGGCCAGCAGGTGCTGAAGTCCTATGGGTTCCAGCCGGGCGCCTGA
- the ychF gene encoding redox-regulated ATPase YchF — MALSIGIVGLPNAGKSTLFNALTKNDVLAANYPFATIEPNVGVVGVPDSRLGVLATMFDSAKVLPATVQFVDIAGIVRGASEGEGLGNKFLSHIRESDAICQVTRVFRDDDVTHVDGKVSPGDDIETINTEMILADLQTIENALPKLEKDSRKDKSLTATVDAVREAQSTLESGKGVFAAGLDRGPLRDLHLLSAKPQLFVFNCDADELADDDLKKQMREVVAPAEAIFLDAKFEAELVELGDDDEAREMLAEMGIDEPGLDVLARVGFETLGLQTYLTAGPKEARAWTIKRGATAPEAAGVIHTDFQKGFIKAEIVSYDDLVAAGSMNAAKSAGKVRMEGKDYVMADGDVVEFRFNV, encoded by the coding sequence GTGGCTCTCAGCATCGGAATCGTCGGCCTCCCCAATGCCGGCAAGTCGACCCTTTTCAACGCCCTGACGAAGAACGACGTGCTCGCGGCGAACTACCCGTTCGCGACGATCGAGCCGAACGTTGGTGTCGTCGGGGTGCCCGACTCCCGGCTCGGTGTGCTGGCGACGATGTTCGACTCGGCGAAGGTGCTGCCGGCGACCGTGCAGTTCGTCGACATCGCGGGCATCGTACGAGGGGCGTCCGAGGGCGAAGGGCTCGGCAACAAGTTCCTCTCGCATATCCGCGAGTCGGACGCCATCTGCCAGGTGACGCGGGTCTTCCGCGACGACGACGTCACCCACGTCGACGGCAAGGTGTCGCCCGGCGACGACATCGAGACGATCAACACCGAGATGATCCTCGCCGACCTGCAGACCATCGAGAACGCCCTGCCGAAGCTGGAGAAGGACTCCCGCAAGGACAAGTCCCTCACGGCAACGGTCGATGCCGTACGCGAGGCGCAGTCGACGCTCGAGTCGGGCAAGGGCGTGTTCGCGGCCGGCCTGGATCGGGGACCGTTGCGAGACCTGCACCTGCTGTCGGCGAAGCCGCAGCTGTTCGTGTTCAACTGCGACGCCGACGAGCTCGCCGACGACGACCTCAAGAAGCAGATGCGCGAGGTCGTGGCACCTGCGGAGGCGATCTTCCTGGACGCGAAGTTCGAGGCCGAGCTGGTCGAGCTCGGCGATGACGACGAGGCACGCGAGATGCTCGCCGAGATGGGCATCGACGAGCCGGGTCTCGACGTCCTTGCCCGGGTCGGCTTCGAGACGCTCGGCCTGCAGACGTACCTCACGGCGGGCCCGAAGGAAGCACGCGCCTGGACGATCAAGCGCGGTGCGACCGCACCCGAGGCGGCCGGCGTCATCCACACCGACTTCCAGAAGGGCTTCATCAAGGCCGAGATCGTCTCGTACGACGACCTGGTCGCGGCGGGCTCGATGAACGCCGCCAAGTCCGCGGGCAAGGTACGGATGGAGGGCAAGGACTACGTCATGGCCGACGGCGACGTGGTGGAGTTCCGGTTCAACGTATAG
- a CDS encoding DUF6542 domain-containing protein produces MSSVHTVLRTSPLGRLAARDLSGAQICAGAAAAMAAVTAVSIGLTGELGIFFGGCFVLVSVSSALAADIRSLFTPGVLPPLLLVSVLVTVAVVAPQAIDAPGLAESAGVTQRTIAGVVQHATALIVGHLLALGTVAYRIVNSAERR; encoded by the coding sequence ATGAGTTCGGTGCACACCGTGCTACGCACCTCGCCGCTGGGACGCCTCGCCGCGCGAGACCTGTCGGGTGCGCAGATCTGCGCCGGCGCGGCCGCCGCGATGGCCGCGGTCACCGCCGTGAGCATCGGTCTCACCGGTGAGCTGGGGATCTTCTTCGGTGGCTGCTTCGTGCTCGTCTCCGTCAGCTCCGCGCTCGCGGCCGATATCCGGTCGCTGTTCACACCCGGCGTCCTCCCGCCACTGCTACTGGTGTCCGTGCTGGTCACGGTAGCCGTCGTCGCACCCCAGGCGATCGACGCGCCCGGCCTGGCCGAGTCGGCCGGCGTGACTCAGCGGACGATCGCGGGCGTCGTACAGCACGCGACCGCGCTGATCGTCGGCCACCTGCTCGCGCTCGGCACCGTCGCGTACCGGATCGTCAACTCCGCAGAGCGCCGCTGA
- the xseA gene encoding exodeoxyribonuclease VII large subunit: MPLETSPESPAPLRQISQLLSDWIGRLGAVWVEGEVAQLNRRTGVCFLTLRDVAAEVSAQVTCRRQVLDSTNPPVTEGARVVVHVRPQFYARNGSLSLNAIEIRPVGIGELLARIEQRRQLLAAEGLFDRVRKRPLPFLPRRIGLITGRDSAAERDVLDNARRRWPGVEFSVVNARVQGTAAAEEVIAALHRLDHDDRVDVVIVARGGGSVEDLLPFSDETLVRAVAACTTPVVSAIGHEPDTPLLDLVADLRASTPTDAAKRVVPDVREELDGVQQLRDRGRRWLAAYLRHEEQGLASARSRPALADPLSLIDDRAGQIDDLCERARRTVGHRIDRANDEMAHHLARVRGLSPRSTLARGYSVTQRTDDGLVTSIDEVAPGDELDIRVTDGHLTVRVDGTRPAPEHETHETEQSA; this comes from the coding sequence ATGCCTCTCGAGACCTCGCCCGAGTCGCCGGCACCGCTGCGGCAGATCTCGCAGCTGCTGTCGGACTGGATCGGGCGGCTGGGCGCCGTGTGGGTCGAGGGCGAGGTCGCCCAGCTCAACCGGCGTACGGGCGTGTGCTTCCTGACCCTTCGCGACGTCGCCGCGGAGGTCTCCGCGCAGGTGACCTGCCGCCGCCAGGTCCTCGACTCGACCAACCCGCCCGTCACCGAGGGCGCACGCGTGGTCGTGCACGTACGCCCGCAGTTCTACGCCCGCAACGGCAGCCTGTCACTGAACGCCATCGAGATCCGCCCCGTCGGCATCGGCGAGCTGCTGGCCCGCATCGAGCAGCGCCGCCAGCTGCTGGCCGCCGAGGGCCTGTTCGACCGCGTACGCAAGCGGCCGCTGCCGTTCCTGCCGCGGCGCATCGGGCTCATCACCGGGCGCGACTCGGCGGCCGAGCGCGATGTGCTCGACAACGCGCGCCGGCGGTGGCCCGGCGTCGAGTTCAGCGTCGTCAACGCCCGGGTCCAAGGCACGGCAGCCGCAGAGGAGGTCATCGCGGCGCTGCACCGGCTCGACCACGATGACCGGGTGGATGTCGTCATCGTCGCGCGCGGCGGCGGCTCGGTCGAAGACCTCCTCCCGTTCTCCGACGAGACCCTCGTTCGGGCGGTCGCGGCCTGCACCACGCCGGTGGTGAGCGCGATCGGCCACGAGCCCGACACGCCCCTGCTCGACCTCGTCGCCGACCTGCGCGCCTCGACGCCGACCGATGCCGCGAAGCGGGTCGTTCCCGACGTACGCGAGGAGCTCGACGGTGTCCAGCAGCTACGCGACCGCGGCCGCCGGTGGCTCGCGGCATACCTCCGGCACGAGGAGCAGGGCCTGGCCAGCGCGCGTTCGCGACCCGCACTCGCCGACCCGCTCAGCCTGATCGACGACCGCGCCGGGCAGATCGACGACCTCTGCGAGCGCGCCCGGCGTACGGTCGGCCACCGCATCGACCGGGCAAACGACGAGATGGCCCATCACCTGGCCCGCGTACGCGGCCTCTCACCACGCTCGACGCTCGCCCGCGGCTACTCGGTCACCCAACGCACCGACGACGGCCTGGTCACGTCCATCGACGAAGTTGCGCCCGGCGACGAGCTCGACATCCGGGTCACCGACGGCCACCTCACCGTGCGAGTCGATGGCACCCGGCCCGCCCCCGAACACGAGACCCACGAGACGGAGCAGAGCGCGTGA
- a CDS encoding type II toxin-antitoxin system VapC family toxin codes for MTSRPVIYVDTSALGALLIDQPESAALLEWLDKTPATLVSSDLLETELRRIAVREDLDQADVTSVLDGVALAALDRAVYRSAGFLPMKRLRTLDSLHLEAAMRLDVSAVLTYDHRLGDAARSAGLDVIAPSA; via the coding sequence GTGACCTCACGTCCGGTCATCTATGTCGACACCTCGGCGCTTGGCGCATTGTTGATCGATCAGCCGGAGAGCGCGGCTCTCCTGGAATGGCTCGACAAGACCCCGGCCACACTGGTCTCCAGCGATCTGCTGGAGACTGAGCTGCGTCGTATCGCGGTCCGGGAGGATCTCGATCAGGCCGACGTGACGAGCGTCCTCGACGGCGTCGCGCTCGCTGCCCTTGACCGAGCCGTCTACCGCAGCGCCGGCTTCCTGCCTATGAAGCGTCTGCGCACCCTTGACTCGCTGCATCTTGAGGCCGCGATGCGTCTCGACGTCTCTGCCGTCCTCACCTACGACCACAGGCTCGGTGACGCCGCCCGGTCCGCTGGGTTGGACGTGATCGCGCCGTCGGCGTGA
- a CDS encoding type II toxin-antitoxin system Phd/YefM family antitoxin yields the protein MAAHGCAGRGIAPSSECQRRVSHACYDGAMSVTEPSAESLSQRELRNESGRVLRAVSEGRSFVLTNSGVPVGRIVPLDAPAPALTIARPARREGAGRRWPSSARPRSRVCP from the coding sequence ATGGCGGCTCATGGCTGCGCAGGACGAGGAATTGCGCCCAGTTCGGAATGCCAACGCCGCGTGTCGCACGCGTGCTACGATGGAGCCATGAGTGTCACTGAGCCTTCGGCGGAGAGCCTGTCACAGCGAGAGCTGCGCAACGAGTCTGGTCGAGTCCTTCGCGCCGTGAGCGAGGGGCGCTCCTTTGTCCTGACCAACAGTGGGGTGCCCGTGGGCCGGATCGTTCCACTGGACGCGCCGGCTCCCGCGTTGACGATCGCTCGCCCGGCGCGGCGGGAGGGGGCTGGGCGGCGCTGGCCATCGAGCGCAAGACCACGGAGCAGAGTCTGTCCGTAA
- a CDS encoding exodeoxyribonuclease VII small subunit, protein MSDEESPDIPYEQARDELIETVRKLEAGGTTLEESLALWERGEELAKICQQWLDGARARLQAATGAGDPEDE, encoded by the coding sequence GTGAGCGACGAAGAGTCCCCCGACATCCCCTACGAGCAGGCCCGCGACGAGCTGATCGAGACCGTACGCAAGCTCGAGGCCGGCGGCACGACCCTCGAGGAGTCGCTGGCGTTGTGGGAGCGCGGCGAGGAGCTCGCGAAGATCTGCCAGCAGTGGCTCGACGGCGCCCGCGCCCGGCTGCAGGCGGCGACGGGTGCGGGCGACCCGGAGGACGAGTAG
- a CDS encoding DNA recombination protein RmuC yields the protein MDVLPLVIVAVLALAAGLAVGVLVGARVLRRTDSDALGRLDLAASATSRAVEPVKESLDRFDARLRSLETSRVQWHAQLREQVESVRQTSELLRRETASLANALRRPQVRGRWGEMHLQRAVEIAGLVEHSDFEQQPTVSAADTVQRPDLVVHLAGGKQVVVDSKVPLDAFLDASEVDDGDERHAHTIRHARQLRAHVDVLAGKAYWRQFDHSPEFVVLFMPGEAFLSQALDAEPTLLEYAAKRHVVLATPTTLIALLRTVAYAWTQDHLADNARELHALARELYERLGTLGTHFDRLGRSLSSAVDSYNKTVASLETRVLVSARRITDFDVGAVELERPRSVDEAVRPLTAAELLDDEPERAAGDAARRVG from the coding sequence ATGGACGTACTTCCCCTCGTCATCGTGGCCGTCCTCGCCCTTGCCGCGGGTCTCGCGGTCGGCGTTCTCGTCGGCGCACGCGTGCTCCGGCGTACGGATTCCGACGCACTCGGCCGGCTCGACCTCGCCGCCTCCGCGACGAGCCGTGCGGTCGAGCCCGTCAAGGAGAGTCTCGACCGGTTCGACGCCCGACTCCGCTCGCTCGAGACGAGCCGGGTGCAGTGGCACGCACAGCTGCGCGAGCAGGTCGAGTCCGTACGCCAGACCAGCGAGCTACTGCGCCGCGAGACGGCGTCGCTCGCGAACGCGCTCCGGCGCCCGCAGGTGCGCGGCCGTTGGGGCGAGATGCATCTCCAGCGTGCCGTCGAGATCGCCGGCCTCGTCGAGCACAGCGACTTCGAGCAGCAGCCGACGGTGAGCGCCGCCGACACCGTGCAGCGGCCCGATCTCGTCGTCCATCTCGCGGGCGGCAAACAGGTCGTGGTCGACTCGAAGGTGCCGCTCGATGCGTTCCTCGACGCGTCCGAGGTCGACGACGGCGACGAGCGGCATGCCCACACCATCCGCCACGCAAGGCAGCTGCGCGCCCACGTCGATGTGCTGGCCGGCAAGGCGTACTGGCGGCAGTTCGACCACTCGCCCGAGTTCGTCGTGCTGTTCATGCCGGGTGAGGCGTTCCTGTCGCAGGCGCTCGACGCCGAGCCGACGCTGCTCGAGTACGCCGCCAAGCGCCATGTCGTACTCGCGACGCCGACCACGCTGATCGCGCTGCTGCGCACCGTCGCGTACGCGTGGACGCAGGACCACCTGGCCGACAACGCACGGGAGCTCCATGCGCTGGCCCGCGAGCTGTACGAGCGCCTCGGCACGCTCGGCACGCATTTCGACCGGCTCGGCCGTTCGCTGTCGTCGGCGGTCGACAGCTACAACAAGACCGTCGCGTCACTCGAGACCCGAGTCCTCGTCTCGGCCCGCCGGATCACCGACTTCGACGTCGGCGCGGTCGAGCTCGAGCGGCCCCGCAGCGTCGACGAGGCGGTACGTCCGCTGACGGCCGCCGAGCTTCTCGACGACGAACCCGAGCGGGCCGCCGGCGACGCGGCGCGCCGTGTCGGCTGA
- a CDS encoding VOC family protein, whose translation MTEARTYPAGVTSWTDVEVSDVEAAKEFYGGLFGWTFADATPPGAPSRYVIARLDGEDAAGIAGPTEPGSGRTSDASWNTYVATDDARATVGRVEAAGGRVLSPPTAAGEGGIAAVCTDVAGVEFRVWQARRRLGAQITNAPGAWNFSDLHAADPAASRAFYADVFGWEFTDLGLATMIGRPGYGDHLASTIDPGIHDRQAAVDAPPGFADAIAWLAAAEAGEAPHWHVTFTVVDRDQAVAAAERLGGTVLTTSDTEWTKAATIRDPQGAAFTASQFTPPGTDS comes from the coding sequence ATGACTGAGGCGCGTACGTACCCGGCGGGTGTGACGTCCTGGACCGACGTAGAAGTCAGCGACGTCGAAGCGGCGAAGGAGTTCTACGGCGGGTTGTTCGGATGGACCTTCGCCGACGCGACGCCGCCAGGTGCGCCGTCGAGGTACGTGATCGCTCGGCTCGACGGGGAGGACGCGGCGGGCATCGCCGGGCCGACCGAACCAGGCAGCGGGCGTACGTCCGACGCGTCGTGGAACACCTACGTCGCGACCGACGATGCGCGGGCAACGGTCGGACGCGTCGAGGCCGCGGGAGGTCGCGTCCTGTCGCCACCAACGGCTGCGGGAGAGGGTGGCATCGCAGCGGTGTGCACGGACGTCGCGGGTGTCGAGTTCCGTGTCTGGCAGGCCCGTCGCCGTCTCGGAGCGCAGATCACCAATGCCCCGGGCGCATGGAACTTCAGCGACCTCCATGCGGCAGACCCGGCCGCGTCCCGTGCCTTCTACGCCGACGTGTTCGGGTGGGAGTTCACCGACCTCGGGCTCGCGACCATGATCGGCCGTCCCGGGTACGGCGACCACCTCGCGTCCACGATCGACCCCGGTATCCACGACCGTCAGGCCGCCGTCGACGCTCCTCCGGGATTCGCCGACGCGATCGCGTGGCTGGCTGCGGCCGAAGCCGGCGAGGCACCCCATTGGCACGTGACCTTCACCGTCGTCGACCGCGATCAGGCGGTCGCCGCCGCCGAACGGCTCGGCGGGACCGTACTCACGACCTCCGATACCGAATGGACCAAGGCCGCGACGATCCGCGATCCGCAAGGGGCGGCGTTCACCGCCAGCCAGTTCACGCCACCGGGCACCGATTCGTGA
- a CDS encoding 4-hydroxy-3-methylbut-2-enyl diphosphate reductase: MPDSETVPLGMPAVATDGDRDVLLAAPRGYCAGVDRAVITVEKALDLYGAPVYVRKQIVHNKHVVHGLEERGAVFVEELGEVPAGATVVFSAHGVSPTVHAEATERGLKTIDATCPLVTKVHHEAKRFAKEDYQILLIGHEGHEEVEGTAGEAPDHITLVQGPADVDDLEFADGTKLSWLSQTTLSVDETMETVDRLRAKFPQLEDPPSDDICYATQNRQLAVKEIARTSDLVIVVGSANSSNSVRLVEVALEAGAGSAYRVDDVSEIEDAWLEGVESVGVTSGASVPDDLVEGVLTFLTERGYPTATAVHTAEESLIFALPPELRKDLRAAGA; encoded by the coding sequence ATGCCTGACTCGGAAACCGTGCCGCTCGGCATGCCGGCCGTTGCGACCGACGGCGACCGCGACGTACTCCTCGCCGCCCCGCGCGGCTACTGCGCGGGCGTCGATCGCGCCGTCATCACCGTCGAGAAGGCGCTCGACCTCTACGGCGCGCCGGTGTACGTACGTAAGCAGATCGTGCACAACAAGCACGTGGTGCACGGGCTCGAGGAGCGCGGCGCGGTCTTCGTCGAGGAGCTGGGCGAGGTGCCGGCGGGCGCCACGGTCGTGTTCTCCGCGCACGGCGTGTCTCCGACCGTTCACGCGGAGGCCACCGAGCGCGGGTTGAAGACGATCGACGCGACCTGTCCGCTGGTCACCAAGGTCCATCACGAGGCGAAGCGGTTCGCCAAGGAGGACTACCAGATCCTACTGATCGGGCACGAAGGTCACGAGGAGGTCGAGGGCACGGCAGGCGAGGCGCCCGACCACATCACGCTGGTGCAGGGGCCGGCCGACGTCGACGACCTCGAGTTCGCCGACGGTACGAAGCTGTCGTGGCTTTCCCAGACGACGCTGAGCGTCGACGAGACGATGGAGACGGTCGACCGGCTGCGTGCGAAATTCCCGCAGCTCGAGGATCCGCCCAGCGACGACATCTGCTACGCCACCCAGAACCGCCAGCTCGCCGTGAAGGAGATCGCGCGGACGTCCGATCTCGTCATCGTCGTCGGGTCGGCCAACTCGTCGAACTCCGTACGCCTGGTCGAGGTCGCGCTCGAGGCGGGCGCCGGCTCGGCGTACCGGGTCGATGATGTGTCCGAGATCGAAGACGCCTGGCTCGAGGGCGTCGAGAGCGTCGGCGTCACCTCGGGCGCATCGGTTCCCGACGATCTGGTGGAGGGCGTCCTGACGTTCCTGACCGAGCGCGGCTACCCGACGGCGACGGCGGTGCACACCGCCGAGGAGAGCCTGATCTTCGCCCTGCCGCCCGAGCTGCGCAAGGACCTGCGCGCCGCAGGAGCCTGA
- a CDS encoding DUF4245 domain-containing protein — translation MTQPDAAPPRDRRNPSLGDMVRSVVVLGVLAGLVVAFTAFLRDDPPKPASDVDYRQIATEASEGVDYPLLAPADVPDGWRANAARLDPGDPPSWHLGMVTADDDYVGLEQAEASVGSMVKKYARGARSDGTASLGGETWSVRVADDETTFVRRDSDVTVLVTGDAPRDEMEGYVESLEPA, via the coding sequence GTGACTCAACCGGATGCGGCCCCGCCACGCGACAGGCGCAACCCGTCGCTCGGCGACATGGTGCGGTCGGTCGTCGTACTCGGTGTGCTCGCCGGACTCGTCGTCGCATTCACCGCATTCCTGCGCGACGACCCGCCGAAGCCCGCGAGCGACGTCGACTATCGGCAGATCGCCACCGAGGCGAGCGAGGGAGTCGACTATCCGCTGCTCGCGCCCGCCGACGTACCGGACGGCTGGCGGGCGAACGCCGCCCGGCTCGACCCCGGCGATCCGCCGTCGTGGCACCTCGGGATGGTGACCGCGGACGATGACTACGTCGGTCTGGAGCAGGCCGAGGCATCGGTCGGCTCGATGGTCAAGAAGTACGCGCGCGGCGCCCGATCCGACGGGACGGCCAGCCTCGGTGGTGAGACGTGGTCGGTACGCGTCGCCGACGACGAGACGACGTTCGTACGCCGCGACAGCGACGTCACGGTACTGGTGACCGGCGACGCGCCGCGTGACGAGATGGAGGGCTACGTCGAGTCGCTCGAGCCGGCGTAG
- a CDS encoding TOBE domain-containing protein, whose translation MPTYRLSEAADLLGVSIDTVRRWADQRRFSPVTTEQGRAAIDGEDLARLAREQAHLPDAGGGSGNASARNRMRGIVTSVTKDTVMAQVEMCCGPYRVVSLLSAEAVDDLGLAPGSVATAVVKATNVVVEVD comes from the coding sequence ATGCCGACGTACCGCCTGTCCGAGGCCGCCGACCTGCTCGGCGTGAGCATCGACACCGTACGACGGTGGGCCGACCAGCGGCGGTTCTCGCCGGTCACGACCGAGCAGGGGCGGGCCGCGATCGACGGCGAGGACCTCGCCCGGCTGGCGCGCGAGCAGGCGCACCTGCCCGACGCCGGCGGCGGATCCGGTAACGCGAGCGCCCGCAACCGGATGCGCGGCATCGTCACGTCGGTCACGAAGGACACCGTGATGGCGCAGGTGGAGATGTGCTGCGGGCCGTACCGCGTCGTCTCGCTGCTGAGCGCCGAGGCCGTCGACGACCTCGGTCTCGCCCCCGGATCCGTCGCGACCGCCGTGGTCAAGGCAACCAATGTCGTCGTGGAGGTCGACTGA
- a CDS encoding threonine/serine exporter family protein, with amino-acid sequence MAESAPETYRAMDLSLRVGEILLSSGAGAADVKSTILAVTSACGLRNCAVDISFTTLSVSYQEEPDSAPETHMRVVQHRGLDFGAMSDIDRMLRRLVSGRIDRAEASTIVNDITSSKRPYSRRVVTVAAGFMAGGLSLLLGGDALVFAVTVVTAVLIDLSGRFLSARRIPAFYGQILGALIATATAIGLHMVYPPARPSLIIASGIIMLLAGISIVGAVQDALTGYYVTGAARTFEAILLTGGVIGGVSIGLGIAQNFGETLTVRIVEGNVHNLPSQLLGAVIATVAFAVTCQVAWKALPGLGLVGLFAQLLYQASIGTEWGLGLAVSSGIAAFGVGLVAFQVGRQIGAPPLVVVTVGVVALLPGGAIYRGLFQLLIDEKPIGVITLISAITIAVALAAGAILGEYIAQPLARTAGRLETRLSGPRLVGPLRQPSRSTTRKAARRLRKLQKQEQEEESGAESTSDVR; translated from the coding sequence ATGGCAGAGAGCGCGCCGGAGACCTACCGGGCGATGGACCTGTCCCTGCGCGTCGGCGAGATCCTGCTGTCGAGCGGCGCGGGCGCGGCCGACGTCAAGTCGACGATCCTCGCGGTGACCAGTGCCTGCGGCCTGCGCAACTGCGCGGTCGACATCAGCTTCACCACGCTGTCGGTCTCGTACCAGGAGGAGCCGGACTCCGCTCCCGAGACGCACATGCGCGTCGTACAGCACCGAGGTCTCGACTTCGGCGCCATGTCCGACATCGACCGGATGCTCCGTCGACTCGTCTCCGGCAGGATCGACCGTGCCGAGGCGAGCACGATCGTCAACGACATCACGTCGTCCAAGCGCCCGTACTCGCGTCGGGTGGTGACCGTCGCGGCCGGATTCATGGCGGGTGGGCTGTCGCTGCTCCTCGGCGGCGACGCGCTCGTCTTCGCCGTCACCGTGGTCACGGCCGTCCTGATCGACCTCTCGGGCCGCTTCCTGTCGGCTCGCCGCATCCCGGCGTTCTACGGGCAGATCCTCGGCGCGCTGATCGCCACGGCGACCGCGATCGGACTGCACATGGTCTACCCGCCCGCGCGACCGTCCCTGATCATCGCGTCCGGAATCATCATGCTGCTCGCCGGGATCTCGATCGTCGGCGCCGTCCAGGACGCACTGACCGGCTACTACGTCACCGGCGCCGCGCGCACGTTCGAGGCGATCCTGCTCACCGGCGGTGTGATCGGCGGCGTCTCGATAGGTCTCGGGATCGCGCAGAACTTCGGCGAAACGCTCACGGTCCGCATCGTCGAGGGCAACGTGCACAATCTGCCCAGCCAGCTCCTCGGGGCCGTGATCGCGACGGTTGCCTTCGCCGTCACCTGCCAGGTCGCGTGGAAGGCCCTTCCCGGTCTCGGCCTGGTCGGCCTGTTTGCGCAGCTGCTGTACCAGGCCAGCATCGGCACGGAGTGGGGACTCGGTCTCGCCGTCAGCTCCGGGATCGCCGCGTTCGGCGTCGGCCTGGTGGCGTTTCAGGTCGGCCGCCAGATCGGGGCACCACCCTTGGTCGTCGTCACCGTCGGCGTCGTCGCCCTGCTGCCGGGTGGCGCGATCTACCGAGGACTGTTCCAGCTTCTCATCGACGAGAAGCCGATCGGCGTCATCACGCTCATCTCGGCCATCACGATCGCCGTCGCATTGGCCGCCGGCGCCATCCTCGGCGAGTACATCGCGCAGCCGCTCGCTCGTACGGCCGGCCGGCTGGAGACCCGGCTGTCGGGGCCGCGCCTCGTCGGCCCCCTTCGGCAGCCGTCGCGGTCGACCACCCGGAAGGCGGCCCGCCGCCTTCGCAAGCTGCAGAAGCAGGAGCAAGAGGAGGAGTCAGGCGCAGAATCAACGTCCGACGTACGATAG